Within the Trichoderma breve strain T069 chromosome 3, whole genome shotgun sequence genome, the region AATAATGATTTATCCCTTTTCAGCAAGGAAGTTAAAATACACGCCAACTCTCGGAAGAAACTTCAGTATTTGTAAATCCTTGCAATGAGAAGAATAATTTTAGCTTCCTTGCGAGTCTAGAAGACTAATcaatttattaatttagtttatcTGGAGTCTCTAGATTGCGTGAGATATAAAGGGGAAACCTGGAACTGGGAGGGCGGACGTTGTCCTGATGTCGGCAATTTTAGTACTAGTAAGGAGATAAGTCCGGCATTGTTTTTCCGCCATACATATAATGAGTCATAAAATCACATAAAATGCCTCCACAAGGTCCACTAAAGACGTTTTTTACGACGGTGcagatgttgttggttcaGACGATGTTGGTTCAAACGTTGTTGGCTCAAGTAGACTAACTTCAATAGCAGGCCGTTGCTACCCTAAACCCCTGTCAGGGACAGGGATTGGTACGGGGCAGACATGAACTCTGTAAGAAATCATATCATCCGGGTGAATAGACCTGTTCCGCGCAACCCCTGAGTGCAGGAGTTGGAGTAATTTTGTCTAGCAGTAAAGAACAACTGACAGGTGCAGAATCCGTTGCAGTTGAAATGTGGCGCCATCCGTATCACAATTTGCTTTCATATTAATAGATTCAAAGTAGCCATGGTTTTCCTTACCGCTGGACAAACATGTAGACGGATGGGTAAGACTTGACGATTATGTttgaattcttttttaatcCATCAAAGGCACCCCAGCCTGTACCGACCGACAAGATTGTCCCGGttggcttctttgatgaCACCATTATCTTTAGGACGTTTGTGCTATATACCTTATTCGTTTTCGACGATGTACTGGACCCTCAGAGCTTACGCACCTCTCTGGAGCGTGTAGTAAGCCGCCCTGGCTGGAACAAGCTAGGTGCTCGACTGAGAAGAAATGTGCGGGACAAGAACGCTTCCACCCCCTCCGGCGAAGCCAATATATCTAACAACTGCGCTCCCATCATTTAGGATCGTGGACAACTTGAGCATCATATCCCAGCCAGCTTTTCTCCAGATCGTCCGGCTGTGGGATTTGAACATGTGGATCATGGCGCCTTGGCTGTGGAAGACCACCCCGCGGGATCGTGTATTCCGCATGCTCCCCGTAATGGCCGACCAGCAATCGTTGGAGATCCTGATAAGCTCTCAGAGCTCATCTACGGCCAGGAGACACCCAGATATCTCGATGATTATATCTATACAGACCGTCCTCAGCTTGGTCTGCGCGTTGTCTCGTTCAAGAATTCGACAATAGTCGTCCTCCATTGGATACACCTTAGTTTTGACGCCATGGCAAAAAAATCTCTCCTCAATGCGTGGATGCTCATGCTTCAGGGtagagaagacgagatccCAGAGCCACTGGCTCCCGACGACTATATTTTGGAGCACTGTGGCAAGAAGCCTACAGAGCCCCATGTCCTTGCGGAATACCACATGTCCAAGCCTGGTCTCGTCTGGTGGGTGCTTCAGAATTGCTACAACCTGGTGGTAAAGAAGCAAGAGCATCGTATGGTCTGCGTGCCCGCTGCTTATATCACGAAattgagagaaaaggctcTCGCGGAACTTGCTGCTCAAGCCCCTAGCGAGAAATGGGAGGCTCCATTCCTGAGCGAAGGAGATATTCTACTGGCTTGGACAACTCGCTTAGCAATTGCTAATCTTCCGGAGAATTCGGAAACACCTGTAAGTAGTCATTCTTTGGTACATACTCTAGAAGCCATTCAACATTCGTTTACTAAACCTGCTATTTCCAGATTGCTGTACAACAAGCATATCAATGGCGGCCGATTTTGAAGGACCTGATACCTGACAAGCGACCATTCCTAAGCAACTGCGTTGGGTTTCTCGTTACTCTAGTGTCAGCTAAAGATGTGCTTCAGAAGCCGCTTAGCTATCTAGCATCCCAGATCCGCCGCTCGATTAAGGAGCAAGGCTCTCGCGAACAAGTCGAGGCGTACACATCGTTGATCCGACTTGATCCAGCCAACAGGGCGCCTCCATTTTTTGGCAGCACATCGATGCAGTTACTTATGTTTTCTAATTGGCAAAAAGCCGACATGTACGCGACCGATCTGTCAGCCGCAGCTGTTACACCACGGCGCACGCCGCTCACACCATCCTACGTCCAGAGCGTGCAGGGTCCATATAACTTCTCAGATGGAATTATTGTCGTGGGCAAAGATCTTGAAGGTAATTATTGGTTCTCTGGGAACAGAGCGAAGGGACTTTGGGgcatgatggagaagaaaatggaagaggaggtAATTTGACCAAGCATTATGACTACCCTCTGGTGCCAGCTATCGCGTGATATATCATACATACATAATATAAAGATGACACCTTTGCCTTCATATTCTGTTTTTACTTACCATAGGGAACTGGTGGTTCCTCATTCactgatgagaagaagatcctGAATTGCTAATGTTTATTGAAAGCTGCTCGATGTTTAGTTACTCAGGCCTTGTAATATGCCGTCAAACCAGTCACAAATCCTAGTCCGTGCCTCCTTTGCAGCGACACTAGTTACCATCCCGACGTGTCCATCCGGTTTTACAATTACGACAGCACCTCTCTCCTCATCAATCCCATAATCTTCATATACACTCTGTGTTGACTGGATAGCGTCTTCAGTGGCGACTCTAGATGCCGTGAATATATGGTCATAGTCCCAGCCGAGCTTGGGATGCCACGAATGATACGTAGAGTCTACGTCCCGTAGCACATCTATCTGGCTACGAGGAGCCGTATGCACCAGGAATATCTCTATCATTGGCGTCATTAGTTCGGATTGGAATCGGACAGTCTGCAGACGACGATCGACAATGGGGCAGATATTGATCAGAGGATATCGTGGAATTAATGTCTTGCCTAGCCACTGTCCCAAGGTATTGACTGCAAATCGTTGCTCGTCATTGGCGATATTGCCGCCAAAAACCATGATGCGGAAGCGTCCGTCGGATGGCGTGCGATGATGAAGCTCCCAGATTCGACCATCAGAGTGATTTGTCACTTGACACGAGGCGAATCTCTTTCCTGGGACAGTGTATTTCGCGAGGCCGTGTGCTTCATTGTCTACAAGTGTGAGAATACTCGAGGCATAGTTTACACCAATACCAGTTGTGAACTGTTCAAGTGGTCAGATAGTAGCAAGATATTTCTGAGCTTCCCAAACACATACTAGTGGCGCTTTCTTAAAAAATTGTTTAAGCTCGACTGATGTTTCCATAATATCTTTGGCGGAGTGCATCGAAAGTAATTCGGAGAACTTCCGGTCGAATGCGATCAGTTCTTTCGCCACCAACTTACGCTCCATATCATAGGTCGGAATAACGGCTTTTGGTCGTACAAGTCCCTTGCATGCTAGACCAATCTTCCAACCCAGATTATACGTATCTTGCATAGATACGTTCATTCCCTGTCCTGCCTTTGGCGAATGAGTGTGAACGGCGTCTAAAGCGGGCTATTAGAGTATATGAACACCGGAAGAGAGCAGTCAAAGCTATATTGACGTACCGCCGGCAAGGAAAATACGTCCTTGCTTATCAAAATGATCTCCTGATCTCTGTCCAATTCGATATGCGCTCCACCAGTGTATATACGTGAAGTCAATGGTGTAAGGGCTGAGAATTCTCCTGGCAGTCTCTATCAGCACCTTAGGGGTGACCATGGATCTGGTCAGCCGGCCATTAGTTGACAAACTGTCCGTTAATTGAATGTACAGCCTAACGAGTTTATTTTCCCTTGGAATTATCATGAGACTTCCACCGCTAGTACTGCGCACCATACTGCGAACTCGAATATCGGCTGCTTCTAGGTTAGGATTTGCTATGCAGCGAAGTGTAATAAGGCATTTCCCACTTACGAAAGTCAGTGACCGGGATTATATCCATCGCACCCCTGGAGCAAATTTGTCATTTAGCTGTGCAGCAACTTCAACTGACGTCTTGGCGAAAGACAGACTCACCAGATGGCCGCCGTAGTCTCGCCCCGCAGCCTAAATTCCTGTCCCAAGGCTTTACGTACCCATGAATGTGCACCATCACATCCTACCAGATACTTTGCCAGaaccagctcctccgccCCCGGTTGGGCGTTCTGCAGATATGTTGGCTTtgaatcatcatctccaaagCTGGTTTTGTGCAGGCTTTTATCCATATTACCACAGCTCTTTGCATCAACCTCACTTGCTTCGTCAAAATGTTTTAGGGTAACCATCACAGGATAGGCATCTTGATCATCGATAAGAGTTGCATCGATATGGAGGGAAGATGGGGCAATATTGCCCTCAATTCTCACCTCAGGGTGGCTTGGTACAGATGCTGACGCTCTGATGGCTCGTATAAGGAAGCCTTCGATAACACCTTGGTGAATCGTACCTGTGCAGTCGAAGCGCGACAGGCCTTTCATATTATTTGGAACTCTTGAGCTGCGGTGGATcttgccattctcatctGGATCCCAAAACGTTGCCTCTGTTGATGATTCGTTAAGGTCTGTTTGCCTCAAAGAACACTCTTGAACGTACCTTTGACGTGAGTTGATTCTCTCCAAATTTGATCCAATCCAAAAGAATCTAGGATCTCGAATGTACGCGATTGAATGCTGAACAATGAATCAGAGTTGTGTTTTGAGATCATGGCCTCATTTGAAGCGCTTGCCCATCAGCCTGTCCCGCAGCAACAGGAGTGGCTCTTTTCTCCACAACACGAGCATTAATACCAAGCCTAGCCATCCATAGTGCGCACATTAGCCCAGCCGGACCAGCGCCGATTATAAGCACATCAACTTTGGATACGGAGGAATAGGTGGGCATCTTGTTTTCTGGCTACGTATTTGCGTATCTAGGATGTAATTGAAAGGTTCACCTGTTTCAGTTTGAGTGCTGAGGCACCTGATTACTTATAGATGTACGTCTACTAAGAATACTGTGTTTTAatgtctttgaagaagctctTCGTACGGTAAGGAAGCGCCCGGAAGCCGCTTTACATCAGCTTCGTGACCCTATGGCGCGGCCCATTAATTGTAGCTGTATATTTGCCACCATAAGCTCGGAGTTTCCAACCAGCGAACTTAAAATATTGGATTTGATATGACAACTTCTGAATGTTATAGGAGAGAGGGCCTATAAACTTTGCACCTCGGTAGGAACTTTGCACCTCGGTAGGGGTGATATCATTATGGATAGTGACAACATCTTCGCGGCACATGACAGTAATGCCGACAATTTGACAGTAATGCCGATAATTTGAGCAACGTCGTTTGGCCGCATGATGCTCACTATATTTTTTACAAATACATCTGAAGCTGATGGTGGCTACTCTTTCAACGGGCGTTGAGATCTCCATGGCGATCCAGCCGCTTAACGTATTTCTCATCAGCTTTCTAATGCATTTGGTACGGAAGCATTCACATAAAAATACTATCTGTAGAGTACAAAAATCTTGAATATAACACATTTCAAACCTGTACGCAGAAGCTTGATGGGTATTTGACTGTTTACGTGCCAATTCCCTTCAATAGAGCTCATTGATCTTCCTAAAGCTAGACTCCCACCCTCGTAAAAGAACCCTAGGCCGAGGTAGTAACAGCAAGGAATAGGCGCATATCATATATACTAATGAATTTCCGTGGTGTTAGACCTCTAGATCTAAAGAATAAAgctaaaacaaaaaaatgAGCCCCCCATCTTGTCGGGGATGGTAAAGTAGTCATGGGAAACTGATGTGGGGTAAAGAAGAGTGAGATCTGCTTAGAAGCCTGAAGGTGGATTTTAGGTGTGGCTGTGTCAGGGCTCTTGTTCGACGGAGCTGGTAAGTCGGCAGATCTCCCTTGACGTATGGCGTCTGGTATTACCTCCTGGCTTATGGGAGCATAGCTTTATCAACGGCTTCGCTGTCTTCGACACGTTCGAGTGTGATATAATGAAATTTGATGGGGTCAATCGTGGATTAAAAGGATGTTCATCCTGGATACTGTTTTGCTCTGGTCGTTTAATGTGAGCAAGGGAGTGGAGGGCCAATGGCTTTTTTCCGGCAGTTTCGTAGCAAATCAATAGCAGAGGCAAGATAAAAGCGGTGGATTTGTTGCAGAAATAGCATCAATCATGAAGGATTTTGTTTTGTGACAATGCACAGGGGCAAATTCTCAAAGTTAGAGCCGCTGCTGGCTGATAGGCTGGAAAGAAGACACTTTGGAGCCGAGGTCGACACTTTGGAGCCGAGGTTGCTACTGGAATCAATCTTGTTGATATCCAATtcatgtactccgtaaacAAGACTGTGATCACATATCGAAGTAAGCTGAAAGCGAATTGGCATGTATCGCTCCACTTCTGCCATAGTCTTCACTCTCTTTGGTAGCTGATAGCAGAATAGCTCGCAACTAGGTGCGGAAACCTTTACTAGCTCAACTTGGTTGCTGCGGACACAGGTAAGCTTATTATTGAAAGAAAATACCATACACCAATTCTCCTATTCGTCAATAGGCTAATCACCTGTTAGGCACTCCGTATTCTTTTAGCTAACTCGCCTACATTCTGAAAGCCTAACAACGATACACACCTGGTCTAGATTTCGAGTCAGCATCAATTTCAAATATTGGATCAATATGATAAAGCTTATTAAACACTAGCAGgcctcctcttcttggcaaTCAAAGTGTCGAGACACGTCGCCCACGGATGGCGGTCTCGGCAATTCAAAGTGCCCAACTAGTCTGTACAGTGGGACTCTTGTAGGCCTCTGTGGAATCCGATCTGACTAGAATCCAAGCCCTATGGAATCGAGTGCAAGCCCCGTGGGATCAAGTGCAAGCCCCGTTGAATCGAATCCAAGCCCTGTGGAATCAGAGTATGGTCCGCGTTATTTTTAGACGCCAAATCAATCATCTAGTGAATATTACATAAATAGCAAGAATTCTTGCGAAGTATAATTCGCTGTAGCACCTCGTCTTCAATATACTCTTCACGTCAACAACTTTTCTTCGCGAACATTAGTAACATTTCGAGCAAAATGTCTGAAGCTGACACACGTTACGATTTCATTGTCGTGGGGAGTAAGTTGTCTCTACATTGTTCTATGTCTATCCATTGCTGATCATCGCCAGGTGGCCCGGCGGGATGCGCTACGGCGAAC harbors:
- a CDS encoding FAD binding domain-containing protein, translating into MPTYSSVSKVDVLIIGAGPAGLMCALWMARLGINARVVEKRATPVAAGQADGIQSRTFEILDSFGLDQIWRESTHVKEATFWDPDENGKIHRSSRVPNNMKGLSRFDCTGTIHQGVIEGFLIRAIRASASVPSHPEVRIEGNIAPSSLHIDATLIDDQDAYPVMVTLKHFDENAQPGAEELVLAKYLEFRLRGETTAAIWGAMDIIPVTDFQAADIRVRSMVRSTSGGSLMIIPRENKLVRLYIQLTDSLSTNGRLTRSMVTPKVLIETARRILSPYTIDFTYIHWWSAYRIGQRSGDHFDKQGRIFLAGDAVHTHSPKAGQGMNVSMQDTYNLAVIPTYDMERKLVAKELIAFDRKFSELLSMHSAKDIMETSVELKQFFKKAPLFTTGIGVNYASSILTLVDNEAHGLAKYTVPGKRFASCQVTNHSDGRIWELHHRTPSDGRFRIMVFGGNIANDEQRFAVNTLGQWLGKTLIPRYPLINICPIVDRRLQTVRFQSELMTPMIEIFLVHTAPRSQIDVLRDVDSTYHSWHPKLGWDYDHIFTASRVATEDAIQSTQSVYEDYGIDEERGAVVIVKPDGHVGMVTSVAAKEARTRICDWFDGILQGLSN